GACCACCGTCGCGGGGTCCGCGGGGTCGCCCGGCAGGCAACGCGCCAGCGCGGCGATGCCGGGGTTGCCGGGCAGGGCGAGCACCTCGTCGACCGAGGGGTCGCGGGCGAGGGAGCGGACCAGGGCGTGCTCACGTGCGCCCGAGCCGAGGACGAGGACCACCACGGTCCAGCAGCCTATCGGCCGCGCGAGCCGCGTCGAGCCACGGGTGAGCGGGGGGAGTGGGACGCCGGACGGGCCCGAGGACGAGGATGACCCTCCTGGGAGGCAGGGGGATATCTCCCAGGAGGGCCATCGGCAGGGCAGGGTCGACGCGGGCTGATGGGGGGCTGCCCACGCGACACGCACGATCCCTGCGCCGGTCGTAACCGACGTTATCAATGTGGCACACCGACGGGGGCGATGTCACGCCAGGGCGCGTCGGAATGCTGCCGTTGACGGACATCCGACATGATGGAGGACATGGACGCTCGGGACGGGGCACGGCTGCACGGCTCGGCCTACGAGGACTTCATCGCCGGGGTGTTCCGCCAGGCCGTGCGCTTCGGCAACCCCACGCGGCGCGCGCTGCGCGACGCGGGCCTGACGGACGAGGAGATCGACGAGGCCACGGCCGAGCTGGAGGCGCGCGGCTTCCTGCGGCCGGGCACCGCGCCCGGGACCTGGGACGTCGTGCCGCCGCGCGAGGCGGTGGCACGGTATGCCGCAGAGACCGAGCACCGGCTGCGGCTGGCCCGGGCCACGGCCGGGGAGCTGGAGCGGGCGTGGCGACGGGCGGCGGACGGCGGGGTGCACCGGGCGGTCCCCGGGATGGACTTCCTGGCCGGCGTCGACGAGATCGTGGGTCGCATCACCGCGATGCACCTGGCGACGACCGAGCGGCTCTGGTGGGCCATCGACGGCTCGGTGGCCAGCCGCCGGCTGCTCGGGCTCGCCGCCGAGGACCCGGGGCTGCTCTCCGTGCGGCCCGGGGTCGACCGTCGGCTCATCCTCGACACCAGCCTGCTGGAGCTGCCTGCCACGGTGGCGGTGATGGAGCAGGCCGTGCGCGACGGCGCCCTCGTCCGGACCGGCAACGGGGTGCCGGTCACCGCGGTCGTCTGCGACGAGGACGCGACGCTCGTCGACATCAGCCGCTTCGACCCCGAGGGCATCGGGTCCTTCGAGGCCCGGTTGCAGGCCCCGGTGGCCGCCGTGGCCAGTCTCATCGAGCGGACCTGGCTGCTGGCCGCCCCCTACGGGCCCATGCGTGACGCCGCTCGGCGCAAGGAGGTGGGAGGGTCGTCGGCGCCCCTGGACGAGCGGGACCAGACCATCCTCACCCTCCTCGTCAGCGGGGCGTCGGACCAGGTGATCGCCCGCCGGTGCGACATCTCCGTGCGGACCGTCGAGCGGCGCGTCCGCTACCTCATGGAGCACCTCGGGGCCGCCACCCGCTGCCACGCCGGGGCCCAGGCCGTCCGCCGCGGCTGGGTCTGACGCCCCGGACCGATAGACTGACGACTTTGCGGGGGCCGCCGTGGCGGCGCTGCGGCCCCGGGAGATCGCACGGAAGGTGGGCGGATGACCGAGCTGGCGACGACCGACCAGACGGTCGCGGCCGAGATCGCCACCGAGCAGGCGCACGTGGACAAGGTCTACGCCGAGCTCGGCAAGGCGGCCGCGCGCGTCGAGCTGGTGCACGCGGAGGGCATGGCCCGGGGGCAGACCGACCGCAAGGGCACCGGGGACCCCCGGGAGGAGGAGATGGCCGGGCTCTTCGAGCGGGACGCCCTCGTCTACTCCGCCCACCGGAGGCGGGCCTCGCTGGAGCACCAGCACGAGGGCCTCGTCTTCGGCCGGCTCGACCTGGAGCACGCGGTGCCCGACGAGCAGGGGGCCACCCGGGAGGTGCGCTACGTCGGGCGTCTGGGCGTGCGCGACGACGACTACGAGCCGTTGGTGGTGGACTGGCGGGCGCCGGCCGCCGCACCGTTCTACCGCGCCACCCCCGTGGACCTGCAGGGCGTCCTGCGCCGTCGGGTCCTGCGCTGCCAGGGCGTGCAGGTCGTCGGCGTCGAGGACGACCTCATGGTGGCCGAGCCCCCGGAGGACGTCGTCGTGGTCGGCGACGGGGCGCTGCTGGCCGCGCTGACCCGCAGCCGCGGTGCCCGGATGCGCGACATCGTCGCCACCATCCAGCACCACCAGGACGAGGCCATCCGGGCGCCTGCCCGGGGCATCACCGAGATCACCGGTGGCCCGGGCACGGGGAAGACCGTGGTCGCGCTCCATCGGGCGGCCTACCTGCTCTACTCCGACCGCCGCCGGTTCGAGGGCGGCGGGGTGCTCGTCGTCGGGCCGTCCGCCGCCTACACCGCCTACATCGAGCGGGTCCTGCCCTCGCTGGGCGAGGACTCGGTCGTGCTCCGCTCCCTCGGGGACGTCCTCGGCGGCATCACCGCCACCCGGCTGGACCCGCCCGCGGTCTCCGCGACCAAGGGCAGCCTGCGCGTCCGCCGGCTGCTCGCGCGGCTGGTCCGCGAGCCGATCCCGGAGGCGCCGGTGCAGCTGCGGACCTTCGTGGCCGGGCACGCCATCCGGCTGGACGCCCCCGACCTCGACCGTGCGCGGGCCCAGGTGCTGCGCCACCACCACCGCAACGCCGGCTACGACGCGGCGGTGGACGCCCTGGCGCAGCTGGCCTGGGCGCAGGCCGACCACGGGGAGCGCGACGACTTCGTCGACCGGTTCCGCGACTCCGGCGACGTCGAGGCGTTCATGCGCCACTGGTGGCGACCGGTCGACCCTCGCGAGATGCTGCTGTGGCTGGCCGACGAGGGCCTCGTCCGGCGGCTCGGAGGGCTGGACGCCGAGGCCGCGGCCGGACTCGCGGCGTCCTACCAGGAGGCCCTGCGGCTCGGTTCCTGGACCGTGGCCGACGTCGCGCTCGTCGACGACCTCGCCGCCCGGCTCGGGCCCGTGGTCGAGCTGCCCAGCGAGGAGCGCGGGTTCTACGAGATCGAGGAGCTGGACGACGCCAGCCAGTACGGCGTCTCGGCCCTGCGGGTGGGCGCGGACGGGCAGACCGACGGGGCGGTGGCGCCGGGCCGGGGCCAGCGGCTCTCCGCCGACCCGCGCGAGCGGCTGCTCGCCGGACGGGTGGGGGAGACGGAGGAGTACGCCCACGTCCTCGTCGACGAGGCCCAGGACCTCTCGCCGATGCAGTGGCGGATGCTCGGTCGGCGTGGTCGGTGGGCCTCGTGGACCGTCGTGGGCGACCTCGCCCAGGCCTCCTGGGACGACCTCGCCGAGGCCCGTCAGGCGCGTGAGGAGGCCTTCGGCGGGGCGCCTCGCCAGGCGTTCCACATGGACACCAACTACCGCAACGCCCGGGAGATCTTCGACCTGGCGGCGCGGCTCATCACCGAGCACGTGCCGGACGCCGACATCCCGCAGGCGGTCCGCGAGACCGGTCACGAGCCCCGGGACCTGACGGTGCGGGCGGACGAGACGGCCGCGCGGGTGGCCGGGGAGGTGGCGGACCTGCGGGAGCAGGTGTCCGGCGCCATCGCGGTCATCGCCCCCTGGTCCTGGCACGGGCGGCTGTCCGACGTCGTCACGGGGGAGCAGGTCGTCCTCGTCGACCCGCTGTCGACCAAGGGCCT
This genomic window from Serinicoccus chungangensis contains:
- a CDS encoding helix-turn-helix transcriptional regulator; amino-acid sequence: MDARDGARLHGSAYEDFIAGVFRQAVRFGNPTRRALRDAGLTDEEIDEATAELEARGFLRPGTAPGTWDVVPPREAVARYAAETEHRLRLARATAGELERAWRRAADGGVHRAVPGMDFLAGVDEIVGRITAMHLATTERLWWAIDGSVASRRLLGLAAEDPGLLSVRPGVDRRLILDTSLLELPATVAVMEQAVRDGALVRTGNGVPVTAVVCDEDATLVDISRFDPEGIGSFEARLQAPVAAVASLIERTWLLAAPYGPMRDAARRKEVGGSSAPLDERDQTILTLLVSGASDQVIARRCDISVRTVERRVRYLMEHLGAATRCHAGAQAVRRGWV
- a CDS encoding HelD family protein produces the protein MTELATTDQTVAAEIATEQAHVDKVYAELGKAAARVELVHAEGMARGQTDRKGTGDPREEEMAGLFERDALVYSAHRRRASLEHQHEGLVFGRLDLEHAVPDEQGATREVRYVGRLGVRDDDYEPLVVDWRAPAAAPFYRATPVDLQGVLRRRVLRCQGVQVVGVEDDLMVAEPPEDVVVVGDGALLAALTRSRGARMRDIVATIQHHQDEAIRAPARGITEITGGPGTGKTVVALHRAAYLLYSDRRRFEGGGVLVVGPSAAYTAYIERVLPSLGEDSVVLRSLGDVLGGITATRLDPPAVSATKGSLRVRRLLARLVREPIPEAPVQLRTFVAGHAIRLDAPDLDRARAQVLRHHHRNAGYDAAVDALAQLAWAQADHGERDDFVDRFRDSGDVEAFMRHWWRPVDPREMLLWLADEGLVRRLGGLDAEAAAGLAASYQEALRLGSWTVADVALVDDLAARLGPVVELPSEERGFYEIEELDDASQYGVSALRVGADGQTDGAVAPGRGQRLSADPRERLLAGRVGETEEYAHVLVDEAQDLSPMQWRMLGRRGRWASWTVVGDLAQASWDDLAEARQAREEAFGGAPRQAFHMDTNYRNAREIFDLAARLITEHVPDADIPQAVRETGHEPRDLTVRADETAARVAGEVADLREQVSGAIAVIAPWSWHGRLSDVVTGEQVVLVDPLSTKGLEYDATVVVDPDAIVRESPGGVRALYVVLTRAAHRMTVLRPVDEAVPSVGGGR